A single Dasypus novemcinctus isolate mDasNov1 chromosome 4, mDasNov1.1.hap2, whole genome shotgun sequence DNA region contains:
- the ZBTB21 gene encoding zinc finger and BTB domain-containing protein 21, which translates to MEGLLHYINPAHAISLLSALNEERLKGQLCDVLLIVGDQKFRAHKNVLAASSEYFQSLFTNKENESQTVFQLDFCEPDAFDNVLNYIYSSSLFVEKSSLAAVQELGYSLGISFLTNIVSKTPQAPFPTCPNRKKNFIEDDENNSQKRSVIVCQSRNEAQGNTVSQNQLDVSHTPRPSAGVTVRTSANKAHVPKPAEPLQSVSLSEKSWPKGTSVGYAKSLEHSGSLDDPTRSDLVERNAVLPSKPSQDKEEAVDDKPGISGQLPKGKAIELALKKPRPPVLSLRSSSETPYLLKETNKGSGQGEDRNLLYYSKLGLVIPSSGPGSGNQSIDKSGPLVKSLLRRSLSMDSQVPTYSPSLDLKSSQGSSLVSSDAPENAFCASSQKSSSNRCREDAALEPRTQGLQPHRLRSFSASQSTDREGASPVPEVRIKTEPSSPLSDPSDIIRVTVGEAAAATAAVAFSSATRDFSLKREEDQKDMSRLPAKRRFQADRRLPLKKLKVGEHGSPVSEDNFEESSSPTLPDRDFPDSDVNKDEFGELEGTRPNKKFKCKHCLKIFRSTAGLHRHANMYHNPEKPYACDICHKRFHTNFKVWTHCQTQHGVVKNPSPVSGSHAVLDEKFQRKLIDIVREREIKKALIIKLRRSKPGFQGPASSQAQVLKRNLRSRVKGAYICSYCGKAYRFLSQFKQHIKMHPGEKPLGVNKAAKPKEHVPLESPVENKAVYKCRLCNAKLSSFLEQGKHERLCRNATVCPYCSLRFFSPELKQEHESKCEYKKLTCLHCMRTFKSSFSIWRHQVEVHNQNTMAPTENFSLPLVNHNGEVTSSSRPRSQSEPNKINHVVAAKDDNVSSDSSEQINFDSEDSSCLPEDLSLSKQLKIQVKEEPVEEAEEEVPKASGAPKEASASKEAGLWPCEKCGKMFTAHKQLERHQELLCSVKPFICHICNKAFRTNFRLWSHFQSHMSHVSEESGHKEPEVCPIPTNSPSPPPLPPPPPLPKIQPLEPDSPTGLSENPTLATEKLFAPQESETLFYHAPPLSAITFKRQFMCKLCHRTFKTAFSLWSHEQTHN; encoded by the coding sequence ATGGAGGGATTACTGCACTATATCAATCCAGCACATGCCATTTCTCTCCTAAGTGCTCTAAATGAGGAGCGCCTCAAAGGACAACTGTGCGATGTGCTTCTGATTGTTGGAGACCAGAAATTTCGAGCTCATAAAAATGTCTTGGCTGCCAGCAGTGAATACTTCCAGAGTTTATTCACAAATAAGGAGAATGAGTCACAAACTGTATTTCAGCTTGACTTTTGTGAACCAGATGCTTTTGATAATGTTTTAAACTACATTTATTCCTCATCTTTATTTGTGGAGAAAAGCAGCCTGGCTGCTGTGCAAGAACTCGGGTATAGTCTTGGGATTTCCTTTCTGACTAACATTGTTTCTAAGACACCTCAAGCCCCCTTTCCAACATGccccaataggaaaaaaaatttcatagaaGATGACGAAAACAATTCCCAAAAGAGAAGTGTCATTGTTTGTCAAAGTAGAAATGAAGCACAAGGAAATACTGTGAGTCAGAATCAACTTGATGTAAGCCATACTCCCCGGCCCTCAGCTGGCGTCACAGTCAGGACCAGTGCCAATAAAGCCCATGTTCCAAAACCGGCCGAACCCCTCCAGAGTGTGTCATTAAGTGAGAAAAGTTGGCCGAAAGGCACTTCGGTGGGATATGCAAAGTCTCTTGAGCATTCTGGATCTTTGGATGATCCTACTAGAAGTGATTTGGTGGAAAGGAATGCAGTGTTGCCTTCAAAGCCTTCACAAGACAAAGAAGAAGCTGTGGATGATAAGCCAGGTATAAGTGGGCAGCTTCCCAAAGGAAAAGCTATAGAGCTGGCTTTGAAGAAGCCACGGCCACCTGTTTTGTCACTCCGTAGCTCATCAGAGACTCCTTATCTATTAaaagaaactaacaaaggaaGTGGTCAAGGTGAAGACAGGAATTTACTGTACTATTCAAAGTTAGGCTTGGTGATCCCCTCCAGTGGCCCAGGGTCTGGAAACCAAAGCATCGACAAGAGTGGCCCACTCGTGAAGAGTCTCCTCAGAAGGTCGCTTTCAATGGACAGCCAGGTTCCAACGTATTCACCCTCATTAGATCTGAAATCTTCCCAGGGATCGTCCTTGGTGTCAAGTGACGCACCAGAGAACGCATTCTGTGCTTCGTCTCAGAAGTCCTCTTCAAATCGGTGTCGGGAAGACGCAGCCCTCGAGCCCAGGACTCAGGGCCTCCAGCCCCACCGCCTCAGGTCCTTCAGTGCTTCTCAGTCAACAGACAGGGAGGGCGCCTCGCCCGTCCCAGAGGTCCGGATTAAAACAGAGCCCAGCAGCCCACTCTCAGATCCGTCCGACATCATCAGAGTCACCGTGGGAGAGGCGGCAGCTGCCACAGCAGCAGTGGCCTTCTCATCAGCCACGAGGGACTTTTCCCTGAAAAGAGAGGAAGACCAAAAGGATATGAGCAGGCTCCCGGCAAAACGGAGGTTTCAGGCTGACAGAAGATTGCCCCTTAAAAAGTTAAAGGTTGGTGAGCACGGGTCTCCTGTTTCAGAAGATAATTTTGAGGAAAGCTCAAGCCCAACACTCCCTGATAGAGATTTTCCAGACTCTGATGTGAATAAAGATGAATTTGGTGAGTTGGAGGGAACGAGaccaaacaaaaaatttaaatgcaaacaTTGCCTTAAGATCTTCCGCTCGACTGCAGGTCTTCACCGTCACGCTAACATGTACCACAACCCAGAGAAGCCGTACGCTTGTGACATCTGCCACAAGCGCTTCCACACAAACTTCAAAGTGTGGACACACTGTCAGACCCAGCACGGCGTAGTGAAGAACCCCTCGCCAGTCTCTGGGTCCCATGCTGTTTTGGATGAAAAGTTCCAGAGAAAGCTGATTGACATAGTGCGCGAGCGAGAAATTAAAAAGGCCCTGATCATTAAGTTAAGACGCAGCAAGCCCGGTTTTCAGGGACCAGCTAGTTCCCAAGCACAAGTCCTCAAGAGGAACTTACGATCAAGAGTCAAAGGAGCCTACATTTGCTCTTACTGTGGAAAAGCTTACCGTTTTCTCTCCCAATTTAAACAGCACATAAAAATGCACCCAGGGGAAAAACCTCTTGGAGTAAATAAAGCTGCTAAGCCAAAAGAGCATGTCCCTCTGGAAAGCCCAGTAGAAAACAAGGCGGTTTACAAGTGCCGTCTGTGTAATGCTAAGCTCTCTTCTTTCCTAGAACAAGGAAAGCACGAGAGATTATGCAGAAATGCAACCGTTTGTCCTTACTGCAGCCTCAGGTTTTTCTCGCCAGAGCTAAAGCAGGAGCACGAGAGCAAATGCGAGTATAAGAAGCTGACCTGTCTCCACTGCATGCGCACGTTCAAGTCCTCCTTCAGCATTTGGCGGCACCAAGTGGAGGTCCATAATCAGAACACCATGGCCCCGACCGAGAACTTTTCCTTACCTCTCGTCAACCACAACGGTGAGGTGACGAGTTCCTCCAGGCCCCGGTCTCAGTCTGAGCCTAATAAGATAAACCATGTTGTGGCAGCAAAAGATGATAATGTGTCCAGTGATTCTTCAGAACAAATTAACTTTGATTCAGAAGATTCCTCCTGCCTCCCTGAAGACCTTAGCCTTTCGAAGCAACTTAAAATCCAAGTCAAAGAGGAGCCTGTGGAAGAGGCTGAGGAAGAGGTGCCCAAGGCCAGCGGAGCCCCCAAGGAAGCCAGTGCCAGCAAGGAGGCCGGCCTATGGCCCTGcgagaaatgtgggaaaatgttcaCGGCACATAAGCAGCTCGAGCGCCACCAGGAGCTCTTGTGTTCTGTGAAACCGTTCATTTGTCACATTTGCAACAAAGCTTTTCGCACGAATTTTCGGCTCTGGAGCCACTTCCAGTCCCACATGTCACACGTCTCAGAGGAGTCAGGGCATAAGGAACCTGAAGTGTGCCCTATACCCACAAACTCCCCCTCACCGCCACCTCTGCCGCCACCGCCGCCGCTGCCCAAGATCCAGCCCTTAGAGCCCGACAGTCCAACTGGTTTGTCAGAAAATCCAACTCTGGCCACGGAGAAATTGTTCGCACCCCAAGAATCAGAAACACTTTTTTACCATGCCCCACCCCTTTCAGCAATCACCTTTAAAAGACAATTTATGTGTAAACTTTGCCATAGGACATTCAAGACTGCATTTAGTCTTTGGAGTCATGAACAAACCCACAATTAA